The genomic window AGTCCGTCGCATCCTCGGTGGCTACACCCCGCCGAACTGCCGCCGTCGCATCTGGCTGACCCGCGAGGTGTTTATCGGTGAGGTCAAGGGGCTGTGGCAGTACGCCCTCGACTTTGCCACTGAAAGCGTCTTTATCGAAGACAGCGATTTACCGTCCGGCCCGCTGTTAACCGAAGTGAACTATGAGGAAAGCGAGTGATGAAAGAATACCGCTATTCCGGCCCGGCCAGCGGCGTCACGCTGTCGGACGGAACCGAAATCCTGCTCTGGCCGGGGAAGAATGTTTCCCTGCCGGAGGAGCATGACTATGTGAAGGTACTGGTGGCGCTGAAGCATCTGACACCGGTATCTGAAGAGACTAAACCCGCCAGCACACCGGTTGTGCAGTCACCAAAGCGCAGGAACGCCGGCGACAACGATGTGAAAACGGAGGACTCCCATGGCAGCTAACTATCTGCATGGCGTCGAAACCATTGAGGTGGAAAACGGTGCCCGCCCGGTAAAAACGGTGAAGTCTGCCGTCATTGGCCTGATTGGTACCGCCCCGATGGGGGACGTCAATACGCTGGTGCAGTGCCTGTCTGAGAAAGATGCAGCGGCGTTTGGCAGCCAGCTCACCGGTTTTACCATTCCGCAGGCGCTGGATGCGATCTACGACCATGGGGCAGGCACCGTTCTGGTCATTAACGTGCTTGATCCGGCTGTGCATAAAACCGCTGTGGCCGATGAAGATGTAACGTTCGACAAGGCGACGGGCAAGGCACAGCTGGCTAATCCGGTGGTCGCGCAGCTGGTACTGAAACCGGACAGCGATGGCCAGCCTTATGTGGAAGGTCAGGACTACTCGCTTGATGCACAGACCGGAGTGATTACCAACCTTGGTAAGAGCATTGCCGCAGATGCAACGGTGAAGGCCAGCTATAACTATGCTGATCCAACTAAAGTCACCCCGGCTGATATCATCGGTGCCGTTAACGCTGCGGGCAACCGTACCGGCATGAAGCTGCTTAACGACAGCTTCAACCTGTTTGGCTACTTCGCAAAAATACTGATTGCCCCGGTCTTCTGCACCCAGAACAGCGTCTCGGTTGAGCTTATCGCCATGGCTGAGAAGCTGGGCGCGGTGACCTACATCGACGCGCCGATTGGTACCACTTTTGCGCAGGCTCTGGCGGGGCGTGGCCCGGAAGGCACCATTAACTTCAACACCAGCTCCGACCGCGTCCGTCTGTGCTACCCGCACGTCAAGGTGTACGACGCGGCCACCAACAGCGAACGGCTGGAGCCGCTGAGCCAGCGTGCTGCAGGTCTGCGTGCCAAAGTCGACCTGGACAAGGGCTACTGGTGGTCGTCCTCCAACCAGGAAATTCTGGGTATCACCGGCGTGGAGCGCCAGCTGTCGGCAATGATTGACGACCCGCAGAGCGAGGTGAACCTGCTCAACGAACAGGGCATCACCACGGTCTTCAGCAGCTACGGCAGCGGCCTGCGTCTGTGGGGCAACCGTATGGCGGCATGGCCAACGGTCACCCATATGCGCAACTTTGAGAACGTTCGCCGTACCGGTGATGTGATCAACGAGTCCCTGCGTTACTTCAGCCAGCAGTACATCGACATGCCGATTACCCAAGCGCTGATTGATGCGCTGACGGAGTCGGTCAACGCCTACGGTCGCAAGCTGATTGGCGACGGTGCGCTGCTGGGCTTCAGCTGCTGGTTTGATCCGGCCCGCAACGAAGAGACGGAGCTTGCCGCCGGTCACCTGTTGCTGAGCTACAAATACACGCCACCACCACCGCTGGAGCGACTGACGTTTGAGACCGAGATCACCTCGGAATATCTGTTAACCCTGAAGGGGAATAGCTGATGGCAAAGATTGAGATCAACCGCATCACGAATGCCAACATCTACCTGGATGGCGCTAACCTGCTGGGCCGGGCCGAGGAGGTCAAACTCCCGGACGTCTCCATGACCATGCAGGAGCATAAGGCGCTGGGGATGGTGGGCAAAGTGGAACTCCCGGCAGGCTTCGACAAGCTGGAGGGTGAGATCAAGTGGAACAGCTTTTACCGCGACGCGATGCTGTCTGCTGCGAACCCGTATAAGTCGCTGGCGCTGCAGTGCCGTTCCAGCGTCCAGCGCTACAGTTCGCAGGGGCTGATTGACGAAATCCCGCTGGTCACATTCCTGACGATCATGTTCAAGAAGAACCCGCTGGGGACGTTCAAACAGCACGAGAACGCCGAGTTCTCTAGCAGCTTCACCTGCACGTACATCAAGCAGGTACTGGATGGTGAAGAGCTGCTGGAGCTGGACTATCTGGCCAACATCTTCCGAGTCGGCGGCGTTGACCAGTTGACTGACTACCGCATCAATATCGGGGGCTGACGGTGACCGTCGAGATTGAAGATAAAGGCGGGAACTGTGGTTCGATTGGCATGGGAAATGGTACGTGGTTTACCATCCTTGATATTCCGGGGGTGGAAAACCTTTTTAATACCCAGAAAACCAATGACCCGATTGACTGCACCCGCTCTAAAGCACGGAAGCTCGCTGACCTGATTGAGGCATGGGAGCCACCTGACCACTGGTTCACCGGCATCGGCAAATCTGAAGGAAAGGCGCTTCTTATCGCCTTCCTGCGTAACTGCAAAGGCTTTCGCACTCACTGATATCACAGGGGCTTCGGCCCCTTTCTTCTTAATCCCCTTTAATATCCGTCACGTCCACCTCCAGACATACTGCTCTGAACTTACACAGGAGCACGATCATGTCACAGACCCAATCCGATACTTTTAAGCTGTCTTACCCCTTCACCACCGCAGCAGGCACCAGAGTTGAGCAGGTTGAACTGAAACGCCTGACGGTCAAAGACCTGAAGCAGGTGCGCAAAATCAGTAAAGACCCGGCTGACTGGGACGAACCGCTCATTGCCCGTAGCACCGGTATTCTCCCCGAAGACCTCGATAACATGGATCTTACCGATTACATGGAGCTGCAGAAACGATTTCAGCAAGTCACTGGGCTGGGCAAGAGCGACGAAAACGCTGATGCAGGCGCAGGGGCTGCTGGCGAGGTGGTTTAGATTTCAGCCGGGGG from Sodalis glossinidius str. 'morsitans' includes these protein-coding regions:
- a CDS encoding phage tail sheath subtilisin-like domain-containing protein, producing MAANYLHGVETIEVENGARPVKTVKSAVIGLIGTAPMGDVNTLVQCLSEKDAAAFGSQLTGFTIPQALDAIYDHGAGTVLVINVLDPAVHKTAVADEDVTFDKATGKAQLANPVVAQLVLKPDSDGQPYVEGQDYSLDAQTGVITNLGKSIAADATVKASYNYADPTKVTPADIIGAVNAAGNRTGMKLLNDSFNLFGYFAKILIAPVFCTQNSVSVELIAMAEKLGAVTYIDAPIGTTFAQALAGRGPEGTINFNTSSDRVRLCYPHVKVYDAATNSERLEPLSQRAAGLRAKVDLDKGYWWSSSNQEILGITGVERQLSAMIDDPQSEVNLLNEQGITTVFSSYGSGLRLWGNRMAAWPTVTHMRNFENVRRTGDVINESLRYFSQQYIDMPITQALIDALTESVNAYGRKLIGDGALLGFSCWFDPARNEETELAAGHLLLSYKYTPPPPLERLTFETEITSEYLLTLKGNS
- a CDS encoding phage major tail tube protein gives rise to the protein MMAKIEINRITNANIYLDGANLLGRAEEVKLPDVSMTMQEHKALGMVGKVELPAGFDKLEGEIKWNSFYRDAMLSAANPYKSLALQCRSSVQRYSSQGLIDEIPLVTFLTIMFKKNPLGTFKQHENAEFSSSFTCTYIKQVLDGEELLELDYLANIFRVGGVDQLTDYRINIGG
- a CDS encoding phage tail assembly protein, translated to MSQTQSDTFKLSYPFTTAAGTRVEQVELKRLTVKDLKQVRKISKDPADWDEPLIARSTGILPEDLDNMDLTDYMELQKRFQQVTGLGKSDENADAGAGAAGEVV